One Paenisporosarcina sp. FSL H8-0542 genomic region harbors:
- a CDS encoding septum formation initiator family protein: protein MNNHGNEEKRNIASINKDYVRSVERHEKRQKAHKVRLFRRLAAFAVLVVVVMGWLTYTMVNQSRVLAAKEDRKEQALQALEEVKDQQDLLNSQILKLNDDEYIAKLARKEYFLSDEGEIIFAIPEKEENEDKNNDSKE, encoded by the coding sequence ATGAATAATCATGGTAACGAAGAAAAACGCAATATTGCTTCCATCAACAAGGATTATGTCCGCTCGGTTGAACGCCACGAAAAACGCCAGAAAGCACATAAAGTTCGTTTGTTTAGACGCTTGGCTGCATTTGCAGTCCTTGTAGTCGTGGTGATGGGATGGTTGACTTATACAATGGTAAATCAATCTCGTGTTCTGGCTGCCAAGGAAGATAGAAAAGAACAAGCGCTACAAGCTTTGGAAGAAGTGAAAGATCAACAAGATTTGTTGAATTCTCAAATTCTCAAATTAAATGATGATGAATACATTGCGAAGCTTGCCAGAAAAGAATACTTCCTATCTGACGAGGGAGAAATCATTTTTGCAATCCCTGAAAAAGAAGAAAATGAAGACAAAAACAATGATTCAAAAGAGTAG
- the yabP gene encoding sporulation protein YabP, with translation MQYQAEHASITIPSGDHVVSLRNRKRMDLTSVKSIERFDQEEFAVRTSQGHLSIRGEELRIVHLDVDKGLLTLEGHVRTFQYDEEEREQSRNFLHKLFG, from the coding sequence ATGCAATATCAAGCCGAACATGCATCCATCACGATTCCATCAGGAGATCACGTAGTTAGTTTGCGAAACCGCAAACGCATGGACCTAACATCTGTCAAATCCATTGAGCGATTTGACCAAGAAGAATTCGCTGTACGTACATCGCAAGGTCATTTAAGTATTAGAGGCGAAGAGTTACGCATTGTTCATTTAGATGTGGACAAGGGGTTGCTGACACTTGAAGGTCACGTGCGCACGTTCCAATACGATGAAGAAGAACGTGAACAAAGCCGTAATTTCTTGCATAAATTGTTTGGATGA
- a CDS encoding RNA-binding S4 domain-containing protein has translation MRLDKFLKVSRLIKRRTLAKEVADQGRVTINGKVSKASSVVKVGDELAIRFGQKVVTARIEMLKDAVKKEESTMMYSILKEERLEKVDPEFIDDED, from the coding sequence ATGAGATTAGATAAATTTTTAAAAGTATCACGACTGATTAAACGACGTACACTTGCAAAAGAAGTCGCTGATCAAGGCCGAGTCACGATTAATGGCAAAGTAAGTAAAGCCAGCTCCGTTGTGAAGGTAGGCGATGAATTAGCCATCCGTTTCGGGCAGAAAGTTGTGACGGCTCGCATCGAAATGCTAAAAGATGCAGTTAAAAAAGAAGAATCCACGATGATGTATAGCATCTTAAAAGAAGAGCGACTGGAGAAAGTCGACCCTGAATTTATAGATGATGAAGATTAA
- the mazG gene encoding nucleoside triphosphate pyrophosphohydrolase, translating to MNTITVLGLGAGDLEQLPLGVYKTLLKAQRLYVRTAEHPVLQELKDEGISYESFDAVYEKHDAFEAVYKEIVETLITLSQSGPLFYAVPGHPLVAEQTVQWLVDAEKEGRIQLEIVGGQSFLDPIFNALRIDPIEGFQLLDGTMFKRDDVQMSQHVLIAQVYDAYSASEVKLTLMEKYPEDYPVTIVTAAGSSGEVLRTVPLYELDRAAELNNLTTVYVPPANNREERLKEWSTFREIIAKLRAPDGCPWDREQTHETLKKYLIEEVHEFLQAVNDQDDDGMIEELGDVLLQVFLHAQIGEDEGYFSLEDVLESVSSKMIRRHPHVFGDVEVENSEDVLRNWQQLKSAEKGNDKTRILYGQERSESSLLTSHNFQKAAAKVGFDWPEAEGAWLKFEEEWEEFRHEILNGSATSQLDELGDVLFTIVNVARFYGLSPEEAMMHANRKFKTRFHYVEDSVTKGKGEFGAYTLDELEEFWQQAKQAKGDE from the coding sequence ATGAATACAATTACAGTGCTTGGTCTTGGGGCAGGGGACTTGGAACAATTGCCGTTAGGTGTATATAAAACATTGCTGAAAGCACAACGACTATATGTGCGAACAGCTGAACATCCCGTATTACAAGAATTAAAGGATGAAGGCATTTCATACGAAAGCTTTGATGCAGTTTATGAAAAACATGATGCATTTGAAGCGGTATATAAAGAGATTGTCGAAACGCTAATTACACTATCTCAATCCGGTCCGTTGTTTTATGCTGTTCCGGGTCATCCATTAGTGGCTGAACAGACTGTTCAATGGTTGGTGGATGCAGAAAAAGAGGGGCGTATTCAACTTGAAATTGTGGGCGGACAAAGTTTCCTGGACCCAATTTTCAATGCTCTGCGTATTGATCCTATTGAAGGTTTTCAATTACTTGATGGAACAATGTTCAAACGGGATGATGTCCAGATGTCCCAACATGTATTGATTGCACAAGTATATGATGCCTACAGTGCATCCGAGGTAAAGTTGACGTTAATGGAAAAATATCCGGAAGACTACCCGGTTACCATCGTCACAGCGGCTGGCTCAAGTGGAGAAGTACTCCGCACCGTACCTTTGTATGAGCTGGACCGTGCTGCTGAATTGAACAATTTGACGACCGTTTATGTCCCACCTGCTAATAACCGTGAAGAACGCTTGAAAGAGTGGTCCACATTTAGAGAAATTATTGCGAAGCTGCGTGCACCAGATGGTTGTCCGTGGGACCGTGAACAAACACATGAAACTTTAAAGAAATATTTAATAGAAGAAGTGCATGAATTTTTACAAGCTGTAAACGATCAGGATGACGATGGAATGATTGAAGAACTCGGAGACGTGTTGCTGCAAGTGTTTTTACATGCTCAAATCGGAGAAGATGAAGGATATTTCAGTTTGGAAGATGTTCTTGAAAGCGTATCTTCGAAAATGATTCGTAGACATCCGCATGTTTTTGGCGATGTGGAAGTAGAAAATTCAGAGGACGTGTTGCGCAATTGGCAACAACTGAAGTCAGCAGAAAAAGGCAACGACAAAACCCGAATCCTGTATGGACAAGAGCGCTCGGAATCTTCACTTTTAACTTCGCACAATTTCCAAAAAGCCGCCGCGAAAGTAGGGTTTGACTGGCCGGAAGCAGAGGGTGCCTGGTTGAAATTTGAAGAGGAATGGGAAGAATTCAGACATGAAATTTTAAATGGTTCAGCAACATCACAGCTGGATGAGTTGGGCGACGTGCTATTTACGATTGTCAATGTAGCGCGCTTTTACGGGCTTTCGCCTGAAGAAGCAATGATGCATGCGAATCGAAAATTCAAAACCCGTTTTCACTACGTCGAAGACAGTGTGACGAAGGGCAAGGGTGAATTCGGCGCATACACGTTGGATGAACTCGAAGAATTTTGGCAACAGGCTAAACAAGCAAAAGGGGATGAATGA